Proteins co-encoded in one Oncorhynchus kisutch isolate 150728-3 linkage group LG1, Okis_V2, whole genome shotgun sequence genomic window:
- the xpnpep1 gene encoding xaa-Pro aminopeptidase 1 isoform X2, whose translation MSPKITVELLRQLRQAMRNTKYIAEPIQAYIVPSGDAHQSEYIAPCDCRREFICGFNGSAGTAIVTEKHAAMWTDGRYFLQASQQMDNNWTLMKMGLKETLSQEDWLISVLPENSTVGVDPWIIAADQWKNMSKALASAGHSLVAVQDNLIDAIWMDRPTRPSTQLLTLGLGFTGLTWQDKMTALRSKMAERKISWFVATALDEIAWLFNLRGSDIEYNPVFFAYAIVGMNTIRLFVDIKRLAVPTVREHLQLDTPSKVELSIQTAPYESVFTELQAVCASLGPKEKVWISDKASCALTQVIPKAHRSPIPYTPLCLAKAVKNATEIQGMKMAHIKDAVALCELFAWLEKEIPKGTVTEISAADKAEELRSQQKDFVGLSFPSISSVGPNGAIIHYRPLPETNRTLSLNEIYLLDSGAQYIDGTTDVTRTMHFGSPSAYEKETFTYVLKGHIAVSAAIFPNGTKGHLLDSFARQALWESGLDYLHGTGHGVGCFLNVHEGPCGISYKTFADEPLEAGMIVSDEPGYYEDGLFGIRIENVVLVVPAKPKYNYRNKGSLTFEPLTLVPIQAKMVNTDLLTQKERDWVNEYHRQCRETIGAELERQGRKEAMDWLIRETQPIA comes from the exons ATGTCTCCCAAGATCACGGTGGAGCTGCTGCGGCAGCTACGGCAAGCCATGAGGAACACCAAGTACATCGCTGAGCCCATCCAGGCCTACATTGTCCCCTCTGGAGACGCACACCag AGTGAATACATCGCACCATGTGACTGCAGACGTGAATTCATCTGTGGCTTCAATGGCTCCgcag GCACGGCCATAGTGACAGAGAAGCATGCGGCCATGTGGACAGACGGACGGTACTTCCTCCAGGCCAGCCAGCAGATGGACAACAACTGGACCCTCATGAAGAtgg GTCTGAAGGAGACACTTAGCCAGGAGGACTGGCTGATCAGTGTGCTGCCTGAGAACTCGACAGTAGGAGTGGACCCCTGGATCATTGCTGCTG ACCAGTGGAAGAACATGTCTAAGGCCCTGGCCAGTGCAGGCCACTCCCTGGTGGCTGTTCAGGACAACCTGATAGATGCCATCTGGATGGACCGTCCAACCAGACCCTCCACTCAGCTCCTCACCCTGGGCCTGGGGTTCACGG GTCTGACCTGGCAGGACAAGATGACCGCTCTGAGATCCAAGATGGCCGAGAGGAAGATCTCTTGGTTCGTTGCCACGGCGCTGGATGAGATTGCAT GGCTGTTCAACCTCCGTGGCTCTGACATCGAGTACAACCCTGTTTTCTTTGCGTACGCCATCGTTGGAATGAACACAATCAG GCTCTTCGTGGACATCAAGCGTCTGGCCGTGCCGACGGTGAGGGAGCACCTTCAGCTGGACACGCCCTCCAAGGTGGAGCTTAGCATCCAGACTGCCCCCTATGAGTCTGTGTTCACAGAGCTGCAGGCTGTGTGTGCCTCCCTGGGTCCCAAGGAGAAGGTGTGGATCAGCGACAAAGCCAGCTGCGCCCTCACGCAGGTCATCCCCAAG GCCCACCGGTCTCCTATCCCCTACACTCCTCTCTGCCTCGCCAAAGCTGTCAAGAACGCCACTGAGATTCAAGGGATGAAAATGGCCCAT ATCAAGGATGCTGTCGCCCTTTGTGAGCTCTTCGCTTGGTTGGAAAAAGAG ATTCCAAAAGGCACAGTGACTGAGATATCCGCAGCAGATAAGGCCGAGGAGTTACGCAG CCAACAGAAAGACTTTGTCGGACTCAGCTTCCCATCCATTTCCAGTGTTGGACCAAACGGAGCAATCATTCATTACAG ACCCCTCCCTGAAACCAACAGAACTCTCTCTCTAAACGAAATCTACCTCCTCGACTCTGGAGCCCAGTATAT TGATGGAACAACAGACGTCACCCGCACCATGCACTTTGGATCCCCCTCTGCTTATGAGAAG gAAACCTTCACCTATGTTCTGAAAGGACATATCGCTGTCAGCGCTGCCATTTTCCCCAACGGAACCAAAG GCCACCTGCTGGACTCGTTTGCCCGCCAGGCGCTGTGGGAGTCTGGGCTGGACTACCTTCATGGTACGGGCCACGGGGTGGGATGTTTCCTCAATGTCCACGAGGGACCCTGTGGGATCTCCTACAAGACCTTCGCCGACGAGCCCCTGGAGGCAGGCATGATTGTCAGCGATG AACCTGGGTACTATGAGGACGGCTTGTTTGGCATTCGAATTGAAAACGTTGTTCTGGTGGTGCCAGCAAAACCCAAG TACAACTACAGGAACAAGGGCAGTTTGACGTTTGAGCCTCTCACTCTGGTCCCCATCCAAGCCAAGATGGTAAACACAGATCTTCTCACCCAGAAAGAG CGTGATTGGGTGAACGAGTACCACAGGCAGTGCCGGGAGACCATTGGAGCAGAGCTGGAGAGGCAGGGCCGCAAGGAGGCCATGGATTGGCTGATCAGGGAAACCCAGCCAATCGCCTGA
- the xpnpep1 gene encoding xaa-Pro aminopeptidase 1 isoform X1 encodes MGSDAAMSPKITVELLRQLRQAMRNTKYIAEPIQAYIVPSGDAHQSEYIAPCDCRREFICGFNGSAGTAIVTEKHAAMWTDGRYFLQASQQMDNNWTLMKMGLKETLSQEDWLISVLPENSTVGVDPWIIAADQWKNMSKALASAGHSLVAVQDNLIDAIWMDRPTRPSTQLLTLGLGFTGLTWQDKMTALRSKMAERKISWFVATALDEIAWLFNLRGSDIEYNPVFFAYAIVGMNTIRLFVDIKRLAVPTVREHLQLDTPSKVELSIQTAPYESVFTELQAVCASLGPKEKVWISDKASCALTQVIPKAHRSPIPYTPLCLAKAVKNATEIQGMKMAHIKDAVALCELFAWLEKEIPKGTVTEISAADKAEELRSQQKDFVGLSFPSISSVGPNGAIIHYRPLPETNRTLSLNEIYLLDSGAQYIDGTTDVTRTMHFGSPSAYEKETFTYVLKGHIAVSAAIFPNGTKGHLLDSFARQALWESGLDYLHGTGHGVGCFLNVHEGPCGISYKTFADEPLEAGMIVSDEPGYYEDGLFGIRIENVVLVVPAKPKYNYRNKGSLTFEPLTLVPIQAKMVNTDLLTQKERDWVNEYHRQCRETIGAELERQGRKEAMDWLIRETQPIA; translated from the exons ATGGGCTCAG ACGCTGCCATGTCTCCCAAGATCACGGTGGAGCTGCTGCGGCAGCTACGGCAAGCCATGAGGAACACCAAGTACATCGCTGAGCCCATCCAGGCCTACATTGTCCCCTCTGGAGACGCACACCag AGTGAATACATCGCACCATGTGACTGCAGACGTGAATTCATCTGTGGCTTCAATGGCTCCgcag GCACGGCCATAGTGACAGAGAAGCATGCGGCCATGTGGACAGACGGACGGTACTTCCTCCAGGCCAGCCAGCAGATGGACAACAACTGGACCCTCATGAAGAtgg GTCTGAAGGAGACACTTAGCCAGGAGGACTGGCTGATCAGTGTGCTGCCTGAGAACTCGACAGTAGGAGTGGACCCCTGGATCATTGCTGCTG ACCAGTGGAAGAACATGTCTAAGGCCCTGGCCAGTGCAGGCCACTCCCTGGTGGCTGTTCAGGACAACCTGATAGATGCCATCTGGATGGACCGTCCAACCAGACCCTCCACTCAGCTCCTCACCCTGGGCCTGGGGTTCACGG GTCTGACCTGGCAGGACAAGATGACCGCTCTGAGATCCAAGATGGCCGAGAGGAAGATCTCTTGGTTCGTTGCCACGGCGCTGGATGAGATTGCAT GGCTGTTCAACCTCCGTGGCTCTGACATCGAGTACAACCCTGTTTTCTTTGCGTACGCCATCGTTGGAATGAACACAATCAG GCTCTTCGTGGACATCAAGCGTCTGGCCGTGCCGACGGTGAGGGAGCACCTTCAGCTGGACACGCCCTCCAAGGTGGAGCTTAGCATCCAGACTGCCCCCTATGAGTCTGTGTTCACAGAGCTGCAGGCTGTGTGTGCCTCCCTGGGTCCCAAGGAGAAGGTGTGGATCAGCGACAAAGCCAGCTGCGCCCTCACGCAGGTCATCCCCAAG GCCCACCGGTCTCCTATCCCCTACACTCCTCTCTGCCTCGCCAAAGCTGTCAAGAACGCCACTGAGATTCAAGGGATGAAAATGGCCCAT ATCAAGGATGCTGTCGCCCTTTGTGAGCTCTTCGCTTGGTTGGAAAAAGAG ATTCCAAAAGGCACAGTGACTGAGATATCCGCAGCAGATAAGGCCGAGGAGTTACGCAG CCAACAGAAAGACTTTGTCGGACTCAGCTTCCCATCCATTTCCAGTGTTGGACCAAACGGAGCAATCATTCATTACAG ACCCCTCCCTGAAACCAACAGAACTCTCTCTCTAAACGAAATCTACCTCCTCGACTCTGGAGCCCAGTATAT TGATGGAACAACAGACGTCACCCGCACCATGCACTTTGGATCCCCCTCTGCTTATGAGAAG gAAACCTTCACCTATGTTCTGAAAGGACATATCGCTGTCAGCGCTGCCATTTTCCCCAACGGAACCAAAG GCCACCTGCTGGACTCGTTTGCCCGCCAGGCGCTGTGGGAGTCTGGGCTGGACTACCTTCATGGTACGGGCCACGGGGTGGGATGTTTCCTCAATGTCCACGAGGGACCCTGTGGGATCTCCTACAAGACCTTCGCCGACGAGCCCCTGGAGGCAGGCATGATTGTCAGCGATG AACCTGGGTACTATGAGGACGGCTTGTTTGGCATTCGAATTGAAAACGTTGTTCTGGTGGTGCCAGCAAAACCCAAG TACAACTACAGGAACAAGGGCAGTTTGACGTTTGAGCCTCTCACTCTGGTCCCCATCCAAGCCAAGATGGTAAACACAGATCTTCTCACCCAGAAAGAG CGTGATTGGGTGAACGAGTACCACAGGCAGTGCCGGGAGACCATTGGAGCAGAGCTGGAGAGGCAGGGCCGCAAGGAGGCCATGGATTGGCTGATCAGGGAAACCCAGCCAATCGCCTGA